The Syntrophus gentianae genome includes a window with the following:
- a CDS encoding MFS transporter, translated as MNSSLKLFSFEFLALNLILLVSFCSVSVFFNFYHYLGEIGIPVFWRGFLVGLEPMAAFLFRPFVLSWISARNAFAVMMASLILLIPVSCSYLSAVGIPALILLRLVHGAVFVLLSTAAVALIVQFIPREKSGQGFGIVSIATMIPLATLPPLTEAILPFVRSEADIYAGVSLFTVVALLSGLTLRDRLAGMLRNADVAVLHRPRLSEIGENLRRRSVALLLSAAFFLYLAHATVFYFAKDLSLQTGVGNVGLFFTISMAMMIAIRVIGGRLFDWFNKLHSFRLGLAALALCFVLLPSADSRWSFYLIGAFYGLAMGVVLPLLNALLFSASPPSLRGLNTNLTLFALDGGYFLLPYLGGSLIALGAGFETLFYLGAGSALVTLALTLGLEGQRK; from the coding sequence ATGAATTCCTCTCTAAAGCTTTTCTCCTTCGAATTCCTCGCCCTGAACCTGATCCTGCTGGTTTCCTTCTGCAGCGTCTCCGTCTTTTTCAACTTTTACCATTACCTTGGTGAAATAGGCATTCCCGTCTTCTGGCGGGGCTTTCTCGTGGGGCTGGAGCCCATGGCCGCCTTTCTTTTCCGCCCCTTCGTACTTTCCTGGATTTCCGCCCGCAATGCCTTTGCCGTCATGATGGCGTCCCTGATCCTGCTGATTCCCGTCTCCTGTTCTTACCTGTCGGCGGTTGGAATTCCGGCGCTGATCCTGCTGCGTCTCGTCCACGGCGCCGTTTTTGTGCTCCTTTCCACGGCGGCGGTCGCCCTGATCGTCCAGTTTATCCCCCGCGAAAAAAGCGGGCAGGGATTCGGGATCGTCAGCATCGCCACGATGATTCCCCTGGCGACGCTGCCGCCTCTGACGGAGGCGATTCTGCCCTTCGTGCGCAGCGAAGCCGATATTTACGCCGGGGTTTCCCTTTTCACCGTTGTTGCCCTGCTGTCCGGCCTGACCCTCCGCGATCGTCTGGCCGGGATGCTGCGAAACGCCGATGTGGCGGTCCTGCACCGCCCGAGGCTTTCCGAGATCGGGGAGAACTTGCGGCGGCGTTCCGTGGCGCTGCTCCTTTCCGCCGCTTTTTTCCTCTACCTTGCCCATGCGACGGTTTTCTATTTCGCCAAGGATCTTTCCCTGCAGACGGGCGTAGGCAACGTAGGTCTCTTCTTTACGATTTCCATGGCGATGATGATTGCAATCCGTGTAATCGGGGGAAGACTCTTCGACTGGTTCAACAAACTGCACTCCTTTCGGCTGGGGCTGGCGGCACTGGCTCTCTGCTTCGTCCTTCTTCCCTCCGCCGATTCCCGCTGGTCATTCTATCTGATCGGGGCCTTCTATGGGCTGGCCATGGGAGTGGTCCTGCCCCTTCTGAATGCCCTCCTCTTTTCGGCGTCGCCGCCGTCCCTGCGCGGACTCAACACCAACCTGACGCTTTTCGCTCTGGATGGGGGATATTTTCTTCTGCCCTATCTCGGGGGAAGTCTGATTGCCCTGGGGGCGGGCTTTGAAACACTGTTCTATCTGGGGGCGGGATCGGCGCTGGTAACCCTGGCGCTTACCCTGGGGCTGGAAGGGCAACGGAAATGA